A single Paraburkholderia sp. D15 DNA region contains:
- a CDS encoding electron transfer flavoprotein subunit alpha/FixB family protein, with protein sequence MTTLKRIDPRRPFTITAEGLKRITLGVTGSTGLADSLDVVAHGAAHREHAKGQRTHEAAQRVLLVAAHADRGALDDHARQTLAGAALIADAVTEVVLLVFGEFTGDAAALGADKLIELPMFDRRGFAPADELNALTAVVAAYAPAHVFLPDNATGDGDLGRRYAAAAGASVATHVVELDAAHVASYIRGHTAFAVGSLPEVVLLAPNAVEPKLPFVGAGERVVWRFDGAASASAAKGSVRDLGIEEIDAAQVALEEADFIVSAGNGVSDVPAFERLASTLGAAIGASRVAVDDGKFTRDKQIGATGKTVEASVYIAFGISGAVQHLQGIKDCRHVIAVNLDASAPIARRANLTVIADARETIAALTEAAAAARSARGTGAALLNSTAVAEGALA encoded by the coding sequence ATGACAACGCTCAAACGAATCGATCCGCGCCGGCCGTTCACGATCACGGCGGAGGGACTCAAACGCATCACGCTGGGCGTGACGGGCTCGACGGGCTTGGCGGATTCGCTGGATGTCGTCGCGCATGGCGCGGCGCATCGGGAACACGCGAAGGGCCAGCGCACGCACGAAGCCGCGCAACGCGTGCTGCTGGTCGCCGCGCACGCCGATCGTGGCGCATTGGACGATCACGCGCGGCAGACCCTCGCCGGCGCCGCGCTGATCGCGGATGCCGTCACCGAGGTCGTGCTGCTGGTGTTCGGCGAATTCACCGGCGACGCCGCCGCGCTCGGCGCCGACAAGCTGATCGAACTGCCGATGTTCGACCGCCGCGGCTTCGCGCCCGCCGACGAACTCAACGCATTGACCGCCGTCGTCGCGGCCTATGCGCCCGCGCATGTGTTCCTGCCCGACAACGCAACCGGCGACGGCGATCTTGGCCGGCGCTACGCGGCTGCCGCTGGCGCGAGCGTCGCCACGCACGTGGTCGAACTGGACGCGGCGCATGTGGCCAGCTACATCCGCGGCCATACGGCCTTCGCCGTGGGCTCGCTGCCCGAGGTCGTCCTGCTCGCGCCGAATGCGGTCGAGCCGAAGCTGCCGTTCGTCGGCGCGGGTGAGCGCGTGGTGTGGCGTTTCGACGGCGCGGCCTCGGCCTCGGCCGCGAAAGGCAGCGTGCGCGATCTCGGCATCGAGGAGATCGACGCGGCCCAGGTCGCGCTGGAGGAAGCGGATTTCATCGTCTCGGCGGGCAACGGCGTGAGCGACGTGCCCGCGTTCGAACGCCTCGCGTCGACGCTCGGTGCCGCGATCGGCGCGAGCCGCGTCGCCGTCGACGACGGCAAGTTCACCCGCGACAAGCAGATCGGCGCGACCGGCAAGACCGTCGAAGCGAGCGTGTATATCGCGTTCGGCATTTCCGGCGCGGTTCAGCATTTGCAGGGCATCAAGGATTGCCGTCACGTGATCGCGGTGAATCTCGACGCCAGCGCGCCGATCGCCAGGCGCGCGAACCTCACGGTGATCGCGGATGCGCGCGAAACTATCGCGGCGCTGACCGAAGCGGCAGCCGCGGCGCGCAGCGCGCGCGGCACCGGCGCTGCCTTGCTGAATTCAACCGCCGTCGCCGAGGGAGCGCTCGCATGA
- a CDS encoding glycine betaine ABC transporter substrate-binding protein gives MRLIKKILVLSAMSAALAASSVSVVSADTKPTIKIGYVEGWDDSVATSNVAARVIEKRLGYQVQLVPVAAGVMWQGVARGDLDATLSAWLPVTHGAYWNNFKDKVVDLGANFNDAKIGLIVPDNADVKSVGDLEAKKTEFGARIVGIDAGAGVMQKTSEAIKAYGLDYQLMPSSGSAMTAELARSEAASKPIIVTGWKPHWMFAKYKLKFLDDPKKVFGESEHVDTVVNPELEKKAPPVVAFLKKFQWKPGEIDSVMLATQNGEKPTAAADAWISAHGDRVDSWVK, from the coding sequence ATGAGACTGATCAAAAAGATACTGGTGTTGAGCGCGATGAGCGCGGCGCTCGCGGCGAGTAGCGTGAGCGTGGTGTCGGCGGATACCAAGCCGACCATCAAGATCGGTTACGTGGAAGGCTGGGACGACAGCGTGGCGACCTCGAACGTCGCCGCGCGCGTGATCGAGAAGCGTCTCGGCTATCAGGTGCAACTGGTGCCGGTCGCGGCGGGCGTGATGTGGCAGGGTGTGGCGCGCGGCGATCTCGACGCGACCTTGTCCGCGTGGCTGCCGGTCACACACGGCGCGTACTGGAACAACTTCAAGGACAAGGTGGTCGACCTCGGCGCGAACTTCAATGACGCGAAGATCGGCCTGATCGTGCCGGACAATGCGGACGTGAAGAGCGTCGGCGATCTGGAAGCGAAGAAGACGGAGTTCGGCGCGCGGATCGTCGGCATCGATGCGGGCGCCGGCGTGATGCAGAAGACGAGCGAAGCGATCAAGGCGTATGGCCTCGACTATCAACTGATGCCGAGTTCGGGCAGCGCGATGACCGCGGAACTCGCGCGTTCGGAGGCGGCCAGCAAGCCGATCATCGTGACGGGCTGGAAGCCGCATTGGATGTTCGCGAAGTACAAGCTGAAATTCCTCGACGATCCGAAGAAGGTGTTCGGCGAATCGGAGCACGTGGATACCGTCGTGAATCCGGAACTGGAGAAGAAGGCGCCGCCGGTGGTCGCGTTCCTGAAGAAGTTCCAGTGGAAACCGGGTGAGATCGACAGCGTGATGCTCGCGACGCAGAACGGCGAAAAACCGACCGCCGCCGCCGATGCATGGATCAGCGCGCATGGCGATCGGGTGGATAGCTGGGTGAAGTGA
- the purU gene encoding formyltetrahydrofolate deformylase, translating into MSADSRPDQLVLTVACPSAAGQVAAVVGFLDRHHCYIDELTVFDDDLSERFFVRCVFHGVDSAQTLHADGLMREFEPIAERFRMTWAIHEVDTRPKVLIMVSKLEHCLADLLFRWRMGELKMDIVGIGSNHRDLEPLAQQHGLPFHHLPITADTKPQQEARLLDLFETSGAELMILARYMQILSGETSRALAARAINIHHSFLPGFKGAKPYHQAHTRGVKLIGATAHFVTDDVDEGPIIEQVVERVDHSYSPERLLATGRDVECITLARAVKAFIERRVFINGDRTVVLQ; encoded by the coding sequence ATGTCCGCCGATTCCCGTCCCGATCAACTGGTACTCACCGTCGCGTGTCCGAGCGCGGCGGGCCAGGTCGCCGCCGTCGTCGGCTTTCTCGACCGGCATCATTGCTATATCGACGAACTGACCGTGTTCGACGACGATCTCAGCGAGCGCTTCTTCGTGCGCTGCGTATTTCACGGGGTCGATAGCGCACAGACGCTGCATGCCGACGGGCTGATGCGCGAGTTCGAGCCGATCGCCGAACGTTTTCGCATGACGTGGGCGATCCACGAGGTCGATACGCGGCCCAAGGTGCTGATCATGGTGTCGAAACTGGAACATTGCCTTGCCGACCTGCTGTTCCGCTGGCGCATGGGCGAACTGAAAATGGACATCGTCGGCATCGGCTCGAATCACCGCGATCTGGAACCGCTCGCGCAACAGCATGGCTTGCCGTTCCATCATCTGCCGATCACCGCCGACACCAAGCCGCAACAGGAAGCCCGCCTGCTCGATCTGTTCGAGACGTCCGGCGCGGAATTGATGATTCTCGCGCGCTACATGCAGATTCTGTCCGGCGAAACGAGCCGCGCGCTGGCGGCGCGCGCGATCAATATCCATCATTCGTTCCTGCCCGGCTTCAAGGGTGCGAAGCCGTATCACCAGGCGCATACGCGTGGCGTCAAACTGATCGGCGCCACCGCGCACTTCGTCACCGACGATGTCGACGAAGGGCCGATCATCGAACAGGTGGTGGAACGCGTCGATCACTCGTATAGTCCGGAGCGCCTGCTCGCGACGGGACGCGACGTCGAATGCATCACGCTGGCGCGTGCGGTGAAAGCGTTCATCGAACGGCGCGTGTTCATCAATGGCGACCGGACCGTGGTGCTGCAATAG
- a CDS encoding hybrid-cluster NAD(P)-dependent oxidoreductase has translation MMRDQATFQPGAEPAPHRAENRVTQPRFWDALPARWDSDADDTLVCCHVRQETHDVKSFFFRAPSERAFVFEPGQFITLELEIDGESINRCYTISSPPTRPHTISITVKRVPGGKVSNWLHDNLQAGSQVRVLGPSGEFTCARHPARKFLFLSAGSGITPLMSMSRAHHELGEDSDIVFVHSARTPDDIIFARELDLIAANQAQFRTAFVCERLGARTNWHGVTGFLTLPLLRLIAPDFLEREIFTCGPAPYMQAVRKLLDEGGFDRHHYHEESFSFETVSEVAAQLTTAHVADALQLAPVAAEAFAQVREQAAGFAPQPGVADVPVPAPGTADTDTGTDTGTRFKVSFARSHREIECGSGQHVLDAAKKAGVRLPASCTQGMCGTCKVKLVSGEVAMKHAGGIRQREIDQGMVLLCCSKPLSDLVVDK, from the coding sequence ATGATGCGCGATCAGGCGACGTTTCAGCCCGGTGCCGAGCCAGCCCCCCACCGCGCGGAGAACCGTGTCACCCAGCCGCGCTTCTGGGATGCGCTGCCGGCGCGCTGGGACAGCGATGCCGACGACACGCTGGTGTGCTGCCACGTGCGTCAGGAAACGCACGACGTGAAGAGCTTTTTCTTTCGTGCGCCGTCCGAGCGCGCGTTCGTGTTCGAGCCGGGACAGTTCATCACGCTGGAGCTGGAGATCGACGGCGAGTCGATCAATCGCTGCTACACGATTTCGTCGCCGCCCACGCGGCCGCATACGATTTCGATCACCGTGAAGCGCGTGCCGGGCGGCAAGGTGTCGAACTGGCTGCACGACAATCTGCAGGCCGGCTCGCAGGTGCGCGTGCTCGGGCCGTCGGGCGAGTTCACCTGCGCGCGGCATCCGGCGCGCAAATTCCTGTTTCTGTCGGCGGGTTCGGGTATCACGCCGTTGATGTCGATGAGCCGCGCGCATCACGAACTCGGCGAGGATAGCGACATCGTGTTCGTGCACAGCGCGCGCACGCCCGACGACATCATCTTCGCGCGCGAGCTCGATCTGATCGCGGCGAACCAGGCGCAATTCCGTACGGCCTTCGTCTGCGAAAGGCTGGGCGCGCGCACGAACTGGCATGGCGTAACCGGTTTTCTGACGCTGCCCCTGCTCAGGCTGATCGCGCCGGATTTTCTGGAGCGCGAGATTTTTACCTGCGGCCCGGCGCCGTATATGCAGGCGGTGCGCAAGCTGCTCGATGAAGGTGGCTTCGATCGTCATCACTATCACGAGGAAAGTTTTTCGTTCGAGACGGTGAGCGAGGTGGCCGCGCAATTGACGACCGCGCACGTCGCGGATGCCTTGCAACTCGCGCCGGTCGCCGCGGAGGCTTTCGCGCAAGTGCGCGAACAGGCGGCCGGATTCGCGCCGCAGCCTGGGGTGGCGGACGTGCCGGTGCCGGCACCCGGGACCGCCGACACCGACACCGGCACCGACACTGGCACCCGCTTCAAGGTGAGTTTCGCGAGAAGCCATCGCGAGATCGAATGCGGTAGCGGCCAGCACGTGCTCGACGCGGCGAAGAAGGCGGGTGTGCGTTTGCCGGCGTCGTGCACGCAAGGCATGTGCGGCACCTGCAAGGTCAAACTCGTATCCGGCGAAGTGGCGATGAAGCACGCGGGCGGCATTCGTCAGCGGGAAATCGATCAGGGCATGGTGCTGTTGTGTTGCAGCAAGCCGCTGAGCGATCTCGTCGTGGATAAGTAA
- a CDS encoding (Fe-S)-binding protein, which produces MSPVFVITVLLWLSVAGLAFALVKRAAYWREGRATAAGAYSWVNLLAIPKRYFVDLHHVVARDPYIARTHVATAGGAILAMALVFVNYGLAIYSPWLDRLIFLAALVMLAGAVFVWRRRHGAKAVPARLSRGPWDQLPLLLGAFALGLALFIALPAAAMSGALAVIVALLIAGGAFAMTFGAARGGPMKHALAGLLHLAFHPRQERFAGRSDNDVVPPTALKMPVLDAKEYGVGKPVEFRWNQLLSFDACVQCGKCEAACPAFAAGQPLNPKKLIQDLVTGMVGGTDALYAGSPTPGIPVGKHAGAPGKPLISALIEADTLWSCTTCRACVQECPMLIEHVDAIVDMRRNQTLVEGSVPGKGPLTLANLRETGSSNGYDIGARYDWAVDLQVQVAQPGRPVEVLLIAGEGAFDMRYQRTLRALVKVLNRAGIDYAVLGGVETDTGDTARRLGDEATFQQLARKLIGTLSQYSFGRIVTADPHVLHSLRNEYRALGGFYEVLHHTALIDELVVGGKLAPRAVAALAERKITYHDPCYLGRYNGETEAPRRVLKSIGIKVVEMERHGMRGRCCGGGGGAPLTDIPGKRRIPDIRIDDARTLGAEIVAVGCPNCTAMLEGVVGPRPDVLDVAELVAAALE; this is translated from the coding sequence ATGAGCCCCGTGTTTGTCATCACCGTCCTGCTGTGGTTGTCGGTGGCGGGTCTGGCGTTCGCGCTGGTCAAACGCGCGGCGTACTGGCGCGAAGGGCGCGCGACGGCGGCCGGCGCGTACAGCTGGGTCAATCTGCTGGCGATTCCGAAGCGCTACTTCGTCGATCTGCACCACGTGGTGGCGCGCGATCCGTACATCGCCAGAACGCACGTGGCGACGGCGGGCGGCGCGATTCTCGCGATGGCGCTGGTGTTCGTCAACTACGGGCTCGCGATCTACTCGCCGTGGCTCGACCGGCTGATCTTTCTCGCGGCACTCGTGATGCTGGCCGGCGCGGTGTTCGTGTGGCGCCGCCGGCACGGCGCGAAAGCGGTACCGGCGCGGCTCTCGCGCGGCCCGTGGGATCAGTTGCCGTTGCTGCTCGGCGCGTTCGCGCTGGGGCTCGCGCTGTTCATCGCGCTGCCGGCCGCCGCGATGTCCGGCGCGCTCGCGGTGATCGTCGCGTTGCTGATCGCGGGCGGTGCGTTCGCGATGACGTTCGGCGCGGCGCGCGGCGGTCCGATGAAGCATGCGCTCGCGGGACTGCTGCACCTCGCGTTCCATCCGCGTCAGGAACGCTTCGCCGGGCGCAGCGACAACGACGTCGTGCCGCCGACCGCGCTGAAAATGCCGGTGCTCGATGCGAAGGAATACGGCGTCGGCAAGCCGGTCGAATTCCGCTGGAACCAGTTGCTCAGTTTCGACGCGTGCGTGCAATGCGGCAAGTGCGAGGCGGCCTGTCCCGCGTTCGCCGCCGGTCAGCCGCTGAATCCGAAGAAGCTGATTCAGGATCTGGTCACCGGCATGGTGGGCGGCACGGATGCGCTGTACGCGGGCAGTCCGACACCGGGCATTCCCGTCGGCAAGCATGCGGGTGCGCCGGGCAAGCCGCTGATTTCCGCGCTGATCGAGGCGGACACGCTATGGTCGTGCACCACCTGCCGCGCCTGCGTGCAGGAGTGCCCGATGTTGATCGAGCACGTCGACGCGATCGTCGACATGCGCCGCAACCAGACGCTGGTGGAAGGCAGCGTGCCGGGCAAGGGGCCGCTCACGCTGGCGAATCTGCGCGAGACCGGCAGCTCGAACGGCTACGACATCGGCGCGCGTTACGACTGGGCCGTCGATCTGCAGGTGCAGGTGGCCCAGCCCGGCCGTCCGGTGGAGGTGCTGCTGATCGCCGGCGAAGGGGCGTTCGACATGCGTTACCAGCGCACGCTGCGCGCACTGGTGAAGGTGCTGAACCGCGCGGGCATCGACTATGCGGTACTGGGCGGCGTGGAAACCGACACCGGCGACACGGCTCGCCGTCTCGGCGACGAGGCGACCTTCCAGCAGCTCGCGCGCAAGCTGATCGGCACGCTGTCGCAGTACTCGTTCGGCCGTATCGTTACCGCGGACCCGCACGTGCTGCACAGCCTGCGCAACGAGTACCGCGCGCTCGGCGGCTTCTACGAGGTTCTGCATCACACCGCGCTGATCGACGAACTGGTCGTGGGCGGCAAGCTGGCGCCGCGCGCGGTCGCCGCGCTGGCCGAGCGCAAGATCACCTATCACGATCCCTGTTACCTGGGCCGCTATAACGGCGAGACCGAGGCGCCGCGTCGCGTGCTGAAGAGCATCGGCATCAAGGTGGTGGAAATGGAGCGGCACGGCATGCGCGGACGCTGCTGCGGCGGTGGCGGCGGTGCGCCGCTGACCGATATCCCCGGCAAACGGCGCATTCCCGATATCCGCATCGACGATGCCCGCACGCTGGGCGCCGAGATCGTCGCGGTGGGATGTCCGAATTGCACCGCGATGCTCGAAGGCGTGGTCGGGCCGCGTCCGGACGTGCTGGACGTCGCCGAACTGGTTGCAGCAGCGCTGGAGTAA
- a CDS encoding aromatic ring-hydroxylating dioxygenase subunit alpha — MKVSADVRTMIERRKKNHTLEAPFYTSEAIFALDMEAIFRQHWIQVAVEPDVPEPGDYITVELGHDSILIVRDDDMQVRAFHNVCRHRGARLCNTDKGSLGNIVCPYHSWTYNLNGDLMFAEHMGDQFDRCKHSLKSVHVQNLAGLIFICLADTPPADFSVVRDAMEPYLLPHDLANCKIAASIDIVEEGNWKLTMENNRECYHCVANHPELTISLYEYGFGYQRTPANEEGMAAFEATVARRTAQWEAMKLPSAEIERLADLVTGFRTQRLPLDRDGESQTLDAKVASRKLLGGFEQADLGGLSFWTQPNSWHHFMSDHIVSFSVIPLSAGKTLVRTKWLVHKEAREGIDYDVNNLTAVWRATNDQDRALVEYSQRGATSSAYEPGPYSPFTEGLVEKFCEWYIGRLAQYGDTPQTDDAGANASATSAQHGEKVVSFMR, encoded by the coding sequence ATGAAAGTTTCGGCAGACGTTCGCACGATGATCGAACGCCGCAAGAAGAATCACACGCTGGAAGCGCCGTTCTATACGAGCGAAGCCATTTTTGCGCTCGACATGGAGGCGATTTTCCGTCAGCACTGGATCCAGGTCGCGGTGGAACCGGACGTGCCGGAGCCGGGCGACTACATCACCGTGGAGCTGGGGCACGATTCGATCCTGATCGTGCGTGACGACGATATGCAGGTGCGCGCGTTCCATAACGTGTGCCGCCATCGCGGCGCGCGTCTGTGCAATACCGACAAGGGCTCGCTCGGCAATATCGTCTGTCCGTATCACAGCTGGACCTACAACCTGAACGGCGACCTGATGTTCGCCGAACACATGGGCGATCAGTTCGACCGCTGCAAGCACAGCCTGAAATCGGTGCACGTGCAGAATCTCGCCGGTCTGATTTTCATCTGCCTCGCCGACACGCCGCCCGCCGATTTCTCCGTGGTGCGCGACGCGATGGAGCCGTATCTGTTGCCGCACGATCTGGCCAACTGCAAGATCGCGGCGTCGATCGACATCGTCGAAGAGGGCAACTGGAAGCTCACGATGGAGAACAACCGCGAGTGCTATCACTGCGTCGCGAATCATCCGGAGCTGACCATTTCGCTGTACGAGTACGGCTTCGGCTATCAGCGCACGCCGGCCAATGAAGAAGGCATGGCCGCGTTCGAGGCGACCGTCGCGCGCCGCACCGCGCAGTGGGAAGCGATGAAGTTGCCGTCGGCGGAAATCGAGCGGCTGGCCGATCTCGTCACGGGCTTTCGCACCCAGCGCCTGCCGCTCGATCGCGACGGCGAGTCGCAGACGCTCGACGCGAAAGTGGCGTCGAGGAAACTGCTCGGCGGTTTCGAACAGGCGGACCTGGGCGGACTATCGTTCTGGACCCAGCCGAATTCGTGGCATCACTTCATGAGCGACCATATCGTCAGCTTCTCGGTGATCCCGCTGTCGGCCGGCAAGACGCTGGTGCGCACCAAGTGGCTCGTGCACAAGGAGGCGCGCGAGGGCATCGATTACGACGTCAACAACCTGACCGCCGTCTGGCGCGCGACGAACGATCAGGACCGCGCGCTCGTCGAGTATTCGCAACGCGGCGCGACCAGCAGCGCGTACGAGCCGGGTCCGTATTCGCCGTTCACCGAAGGCCTCGTCGAGAAGTTCTGCGAGTGGTATATCGGCCGTCTCGCGCAGTACGGCGATACGCCGCAAACCGACGATGCCGGCGCGAACGCGTCGGCCACCTCGGCTCAGCACGGCGAGAAAGTCGTGTCCTTCATGCGCTGA
- a CDS encoding NADH:flavin oxidoreductase: MRYPNLFKPLTLNQLTLRNRIVSTAHAEVYAEPGGLPGDRYIRYYEEKAKGGVGLAVCGGSSPVSIDSPQGWWKSVNLSTDRIVDPLARLAEAMHRHGAKIMIQATHMGRRSAFHGEHWPHLMSPSGVREPVHRGNAKIIEVEEIRRIIRDFAAAAKRVKDAGMDGVEISAAHQHLIDQFWSPRTNFRTDEWGGSLENRLRFGTEVLKAVREAVGADFCVGLRMCGDEFHEDGLDHEQLKEIAQAMSETGLIDYLGVIGSGADTHNTLANCMPPMALPPEPFVHLAAGIKSVVKLPVMHAQSIRDAGQAERLLASGMVDLVGMTRAQIADPHMVIKIRDGREDEIKQCVGANYCIDRQYNGLDVLCVQNAATSREATMPHVIAKTRGPKRKVVVVGAGPAGLEAARVAKSRGHDVVLFEKNDYVGGQIMLAAKAPQREQMAGIVRWFDMETKRLGVDRRLGVAADEKTIMAEKPDIVVLATGGSAFTSQVAAWGVDAGLAVSSWDVLSGKVEPGKNVLVYDGVSTHAGAGVADFMSSRGSHVEIVTPDVKVADDVGGTTFPIFYRRLYALGVIHTPNYWLDKVYEEDGRKIAVLRNEYTEEQEERAVDQVVIENGSTPNDELYWKLKPESLNLGQVDVHKLFASEPQPSLGETLGDGRFLLFRVGDCISMHNIHGAIYDALRLCKDF, encoded by the coding sequence ATGCGTTACCCGAACCTTTTCAAGCCTCTCACGCTGAACCAGTTGACCTTGCGCAACCGCATCGTCAGCACGGCGCATGCGGAGGTGTACGCGGAACCCGGCGGCCTGCCCGGCGACCGTTATATCCGTTACTACGAAGAGAAGGCCAAGGGTGGCGTCGGCCTCGCCGTCTGCGGCGGGTCGAGCCCGGTATCGATCGACAGTCCGCAAGGCTGGTGGAAGTCGGTCAATCTGTCGACCGACAGGATCGTCGATCCGCTCGCGCGGCTCGCCGAGGCGATGCACCGGCACGGCGCGAAGATCATGATCCAGGCCACGCATATGGGGCGCCGTTCGGCGTTTCACGGCGAGCACTGGCCGCATCTGATGTCGCCGTCGGGCGTGCGCGAACCGGTGCACCGCGGCAACGCGAAGATCATCGAAGTGGAAGAGATCCGCCGCATCATCCGCGACTTCGCCGCGGCGGCCAAACGCGTGAAGGACGCGGGCATGGACGGCGTGGAGATTTCGGCCGCGCACCAGCATCTGATCGACCAGTTCTGGAGCCCGCGCACCAACTTCCGTACCGACGAATGGGGCGGCTCGCTGGAAAACCGTCTGCGTTTCGGCACCGAGGTGCTGAAGGCGGTACGCGAGGCGGTGGGCGCGGACTTCTGCGTCGGCCTGCGCATGTGCGGCGACGAATTCCATGAAGACGGTCTCGACCACGAGCAACTGAAAGAGATCGCTCAGGCGATGAGCGAAACCGGCCTGATCGATTACCTCGGCGTGATCGGTTCCGGCGCGGATACCCACAACACGCTCGCCAACTGCATGCCGCCGATGGCCTTGCCGCCCGAGCCGTTCGTGCATCTGGCGGCCGGCATCAAGTCGGTGGTGAAACTGCCGGTCATGCACGCGCAGAGCATTCGCGACGCGGGCCAGGCCGAGCGGCTGCTGGCAAGCGGCATGGTGGATCTGGTCGGCATGACGCGCGCGCAGATCGCCGACCCGCATATGGTCATCAAGATCCGCGATGGCCGCGAGGACGAGATCAAGCAATGCGTCGGCGCGAACTACTGCATCGACCGGCAATACAACGGCCTGGACGTGCTGTGCGTGCAGAACGCCGCGACCTCGCGCGAGGCGACCATGCCGCACGTGATCGCCAAGACGCGGGGTCCGAAGCGCAAGGTCGTGGTGGTCGGCGCGGGGCCGGCCGGACTCGAGGCGGCGCGCGTCGCGAAGTCGCGCGGTCACGACGTGGTGCTGTTCGAGAAGAACGACTACGTGGGCGGCCAGATCATGCTGGCCGCGAAGGCGCCGCAGCGCGAGCAGATGGCGGGCATCGTGCGCTGGTTCGACATGGAGACGAAGCGCCTCGGCGTGGATCGTCGCCTCGGTGTCGCCGCCGATGAAAAAACCATCATGGCCGAGAAGCCGGACATCGTCGTGCTCGCGACGGGCGGCTCGGCGTTCACGTCGCAGGTCGCGGCGTGGGGCGTGGATGCGGGGCTCGCGGTGAGTTCGTGGGATGTGCTGTCCGGCAAGGTCGAACCCGGCAAGAACGTGCTGGTGTACGACGGCGTCAGCACGCATGCGGGCGCGGGCGTCGCCGATTTCATGTCGAGCCGCGGCTCGCACGTGGAGATCGTGACGCCGGACGTGAAGGTGGCCGACGATGTCGGCGGCACCACGTTCCCGATTTTCTATCGCCGGCTGTACGCGCTAGGCGTGATCCATACGCCGAACTACTGGCTCGACAAGGTGTACGAGGAGGACGGCAGGAAGATTGCCGTGCTGCGCAACGAATACACCGAGGAGCAGGAAGAGCGCGCGGTCGATCAGGTGGTGATCGAGAACGGCAGCACGCCGAACGACGAGCTCTACTGGAAGCTCAAGCCGGAGTCGCTGAACCTGGGCCAGGTGGACGTGCACAAGCTGTTCGCGTCGGAACCGCAACCGTCGCTCGGCGAAACGCTCGGTGATGGCCGCTTCCTGCTGTTCCGCGTCGGCGACTGCATTTCCATGCACAACATTCACGGCGCGATCTACGACGCGCTGCGCCTTTGCAAGGATTTCTGA
- a CDS encoding electron transfer flavoprotein subunit beta/FixA family protein: MKIAVLVSVGRHPVSGVARYSRNDGAALTLALSLAKTQRATLDVLHAGDSSNPALQEYLALGASAVEVIPLSAPGANDDAISDASACDAAPLLAARLRGYDLVLTGTRAEGAFDSGMLPYQVAHALDVPLVGAAVDVTLRDGCAEVRQFMPKGLRRRVEVRLPALIAVHPLANATPTYAYARLREGAIRPAAALAEVAAAAAPARIDAGATAPARTPWTIRPATAKPVRLAAAEKRSGHARMLSATTTESRGGSVVIEGSSVEKAQVILAYLREHQLVDY, encoded by the coding sequence ATGAAGATCGCCGTGCTGGTTTCCGTGGGACGTCATCCGGTCAGCGGAGTCGCGCGCTACAGCCGCAACGATGGTGCCGCGCTGACGCTGGCGCTCTCGCTTGCGAAGACGCAACGCGCGACGCTGGACGTGCTGCATGCGGGCGATTCGTCGAATCCCGCGTTGCAGGAGTATCTGGCGCTCGGCGCAAGCGCGGTGGAAGTGATTCCGCTATCGGCGCCCGGCGCAAACGACGACGCAATATCGGACGCTTCGGCGTGCGATGCCGCGCCGCTACTCGCCGCTCGCCTGCGCGGCTACGACCTGGTGTTGACGGGTACGCGCGCCGAGGGTGCGTTCGACAGCGGCATGCTGCCGTATCAGGTGGCGCATGCGCTCGACGTGCCACTGGTCGGCGCGGCGGTCGATGTGACGCTGCGCGACGGTTGCGCCGAAGTCCGCCAGTTCATGCCGAAGGGTTTGCGCCGCCGTGTCGAAGTGCGACTGCCCGCGTTGATCGCCGTGCATCCGCTCGCCAACGCGACGCCGACCTACGCGTATGCACGGCTGCGCGAAGGCGCGATCCGTCCGGCGGCCGCGCTTGCTGAAGTCGCCGCAGCCGCCGCACCCGCCAGGATCGATGCGGGTGCAACCGCACCCGCCCGCACGCCGTGGACGATCCGCCCCGCGACCGCGAAGCCGGTGCGCCTCGCCGCCGCCGAAAAGCGCTCGGGCCACGCCCGCATGCTGTCGGCCACGACGACCGAGAGCCGCGGCGGCAGCGTCGTAATTGAAGGGAGTTCCGTCGAAAAAGCACAAGTGATTCTGGCGTATTTGCGCGAGCATCAACTCGTGGATTATTGA